aatgaaactattagaagaagaagaaatcactaACAtcccacctggctgagcgcacatgttacaatgtgaaaggacccaggttctagctttcagttcccacctgcaggaggaaagctttgcaagtggtgaagcaggactgcaggttctctctatctctctccctctctgtctccccccccctcaatttatggctgtctctatacaataaataaataaataaataaataaataaataaataaataaggagttgggcggtagcacagtgggttaaacgcacatggctcaaagcacaaggaccagtataaggatcctgattcaagcccctggctccccacctgcaggggagtcacttcacaggcagtgaagtaggtctgcatgtgtctatctctctctccccctctgtcttcccttcctctctccatttctctctgtcctatctaacaacgacaacatcaacaacaacaataaaaacaacaagggcaacaaaaggaaataaataaataagaacaataaataaataaatgtaataaaaaataaataataataaaataaatttaaaagaaaaaaagaaatcactggcATCTCTAGATTTCACTTCCCTACTTCCCCAGGATATACAGAGTAGTTTGGGTTTAGGAAATAGTTAAGGATTACAGGGGCATGGGGCAGGAGAAGCATTAGCCACAAAGAGAGACCTGTTtgtcaatgtgggtcaacaattgGGAGGACAAAGTCTGAACCAGGAAGAGGTGGATAAATATTTGTGACTGTTAAGTCCATCACTAGTTTCAAAAAATAAACAGTGGTTCAGCAAAGAGAAGGGGAACTCTATAAAGCAGTCATTTAGATTTGGGAGGCAACAAGGCAAAGCATAGAACTGGGCCATCTCCTtcctctggcttctttctttctgaaccAGGTAAAGATACTTTACAGACTGTAAGGATGAAATAGGTCTTGGATGATTTGAATTTGTCAAATATTATgacatttccctttttcttttattaaagatttgcttttatgagacagaccagagcactactcatctctagcAAATAGTGGTAACAAGGATTGAACCTATGAGCTCTGTGGCCTCAAGCATAAAAATCCTATGCTCTGACATCTTGAAATACTTTCCCAATACAATATTCTccattctttttctctgtctcttatttctgtctctatttctatctcttacTTCACCCAAGTACTACTTAATTCTGACATAAGGTGCTTctgtgggttgaacctgggacatctaaGCTTCTGAGCCACTATGTTATCTCTCTGACCCTCTAAGAcactttctacttctttttttattttttatatttatttattttcccttttgttgcccttgttgttttttattgatggtgtagttattattattgttattgatgtcatcattgttagatacgacagagagaaatggagagaagaggggaagacaaagaggtggagagaaagatagacacctgcagacctgcttcaccgcctgtgaagtgactcccctgcaggtggggagcagggggctcaaactgggatccttaacgccagtccttgtgcatcgcaccacgtgcacttaacccgctgcgctaccacccaactaccaCTTTCTACTTCTGATCAGACAGAAGTAGACTTTGTGACTTTGTTCCAAGCCTTCCCCACTTCCCACCCTGAGCAATGCTTCTTTCCAGCAGGACTGTTCCTGGTGACCCACCATGATCCTGGCTGTGCTGCTCCTAGGCTGTGTTCTGCTATCTCCGGTGAAGACCTTGCCAATAAATGTCCAGAAAGGAGATTTGGACTTCAATCCATCTTTCAGGGAAGCCAGACAGCCACCAGACATGCTCTCCAACCAGATTCCTGTCCCAGGTCCCCAAACCTGCCAGAATCTCTTGCAGTCTGTGCCTTCCTTGGCCCCTCTACCTGAGTTCCTATCCAGCTTAGCTCTGGAGCTAGCCCTGGAGAAGATAGGCTGCACAACAGAAGCCCAAATGCTGCAGCAGCAGCTCATTAGGATGGGAGGGAAGGACACTACTGAAGCCCTCCTCCGAGAGAGTAAAAAACACAGCGAAGAAGAGATTGATGCTACGAAGGACATTCTGAAGGATCTGGGGGTGTTCACAGGGGAGGTGAAGCGGGTTCGGCGCTCAGTGGCCCTTCCTGAGGCCTGTAAGTCTGATGATAACTGGGTGTATTATGAGACAGCAACGCTGATGGCAGAATTTGCTGACAAGCTTCCTGTCACTGAACTGGTGACAGAGTTCAAGAAATCTGCCATTGATGTCACACAGAAGTGCACTGAAGAGTCTTGGAAGCATTTAGAAGCAGTCAGTGTAAGGCTGATAGATAGCTCTGATCTTGAGAACTTCTCACTGCCATTAGAAGACCAGAAATACTTCGTCAAGCGTgctacaaatatttttattagtataaTAGTGCACACGTTGAAGAAATATGTGCTGGCTTTCCTATTCTAGGGAGGGTCTGCTAAATATCATATTTCCCTTCTCAGTATCTGACAGGAACATCTACAAGTACTGAGCACAGCTAGTAGAATTGTTTAAGGCAGTTTAAGGTAAATGCTTTTCATTTAGTCTCAGTGTTGAAAATTTATGACTGGAATCATCTTTGCCCCctctcttaacactttttttttatatcttctaTTAGTGAAAAGAAGCCAATTTTTGTAACACATAGTATTATAATCTTCAATTACCTTTGATGGGCTTAGGAAATGGAAAGCATTTTTTTCCCATACCCGTGCGACTTGCTGCTGTAGATTAAATTCACattattatttgattttaaattaatcaggaaggaagaaaatctAGTAGTTGTCAGTAAAATTCCATTTTAAATTACAGTGATTTCTTTCCTGGATATTCTTGCTATCCAGTAATAATGTTGTAATATGTTGCTCATATATATTAGATATTATGATAAATGAATTTGATTTCATTTCTGAGAGAGGAAAATAttctaagaataaaataaatttattgaaTCTTTGAAATATACATTTCCTGCTGGTGTGATTTCTATCGCTTCCTTGGTTTGAGATGTGGTGTAGCTTGGTAGAAGAACCTAGCATTTTGGTTAGAAGTAAAATGTGTATGTTATATAACTTTATCTCTTTTAAATGAAGATTTTGAGTGAGCAAGAATTTGGGTTGTAAATCCAGGGTTCTTCCAACCCTGGAATTCAATCAAATTTGAATAACatgctttaaacacacacacacacacactttatttaaataaatacctCTACTATTAATTAATTTCTAGTAACTATAAATCTTCTTTATCCAATTTTAATatgtgattaatagtagattacatgattgtgagattacagtgtatagttttaCACCACTCTCTTAACACTTTACTCCCTACCTCTTCTCCCAATTCCCTTCAGTTATCAAATATTGTGATTTTATTGCTCACTAGTTGAGAAGGGTATTATAATCTTTACCTATTcatctatgtttattttttaattccccaACTACATGTTTTAGTTGCTTATGTTCATtttcaaaaattgaaaaaagaaataaaatgttggtTTTATGTCAGAATCACAGTTGATAGGTCTCTCTTGATTCTGAGTTTTCATAGTTCTTTTTGTGAGTTGGAGACAGGATGTACCTGGAACACCTAGGAAAtgttgatgtctttttttttttttatgtgggaACAAGGGTCTCATGCTTGCAtataaagaaagtgagagaggttgggaaaatagagaaagacaggcacctgcagacctgctttaccgctcatgaagcttcttctctgtaggtggggagcagggacccaaatgccggtccttgtgcatggtgacaggtgcactcaaccaggggtgttATCACCCGGCTgtcacaatttatttattaactcatgagagagaaagaaggagagatgaaGAATCAAGAGTATCACTATGATACATtcgataccagggatcaaactcaggacctcatacttaataATTCAACCTAGCtcaatgtttttatcattttatctcagagcaagagaaagagagagacagacaaacagggGGTTGgctggtggcataccaggttaagtacacatagtaagaagcacaaggacccacacaaggatacaggtttgaactcctgctccccacctgcagtggggacacttcacaagtggtgaagcaggtcctcaggtgtctatctccccctccccctctcaatttctctctgtcctatccaataaaatgggagaaaaatggccaccaggaacagtgactttgtagttcaggcacagaaccccagtgataataaccctacaggcaaagagagagagagagaaagagactaaagcACCACCCCACTATCTGTAGAGATCTTCTGGCGATTTGCATAGCACTCTCAAGTGTACTGGGGAAGGAACCAAGGGTCTCATTACCTTAAAATATGCATTCTGGCGTGGGAGTAGacagcttaatgattatgcaaagagactttcatacctgaggctctaaagtcccatgttcaatcccccacaccatcataagtgagagctaagcagtgctctggtttaaaaaaaaaagtgtattctgCATATTATGTTACTTTCTGGACCAACGTCAATGACTTTTAAGACTAGTGTGCTTCTctgtttgatatttatttatttattatatttattcccttttgttgccctttttttgttgttggataggacagaaagaaatagagagaggagggacacatagagaggagagagaaagagagacacctgcagacctgcttaaccacctgtaaAGCCACTCCCCGGCatgtggggagtccggggcttgAAACGtgacccttacgccagtccttgcactctgtgccacctgcgctttacctgctgtgctaccgcctgactctcttatttatttatttatttatttatttatttatttatttatttatttataagatactgAGTCCAGAAAACTATTCTAGCATATTTAGTACCAGAGATCAGTCAAGGACCCCAAATGTATGAACACTGTATATGTAAACAGTCCACATGATCTGGAAGGTGGCGaagtggtaaagcactggactctcaagcatgaggttttgagttcaatccctggtagcacatgtaccagagtgatgtctggttctttctctctccttttatcattctcatcaatcaataagtctcaaaaaaaaaaaaaaatccatggtggtccgggaggtggcgcagtggctgaggcactagactctaaagcatgaggtactgagttcaatcactggcagcatatgtaccagaatgatgtctggttctttctctctctcctatctttctcattaaaaaaaaaataaaatctttttaaaaaatccactcagggacctggcagtggtgcactcaattaagtgcattcagtactaagctcaaggatcctggctagAGCCctcgactccctacctgcaggagagaatcATTTCACAAGgggcaaagcaggtctgaaattgtctttctctctcctctctttttttaaaaagattttatttattaatgagaaggataagaggagagagagagagagagaaagaaccagacatcactctggtacatatgctgctggggattgaactcaggacttcatgtttaagagtccattgctttatccactgagccatctcccagacccctctttcccacctccccctcttatctcaatttctctccgtcctgtcaaatacagtggaaaaaatggctgccgagagcagtggattcatagtgccagcactgagacccattgatagccctgaaggcaaaaacaaactgttgttttcgacgggctggcttcacaggcgggtaacagacgacccgggactcatggctgggttgtacgcagtatctctttattcatgcaggatgcagggcaatctataccaagctaagctaaactaaaaactacaaacaatcttgtccttataaatatactagcccagtagggtgggaacaggatgcgacgcagagagggtggagagaaaagtgactggtgaaaatcagggtatgacaaggagagggggtggagcaggcaagaattctaccactgaaccaccaatgccctggagggagggtggtgcttgttaacagaggtgcatctgggtgacaagtccagcagatggagacttgtctcaagtggcctcccccagggctctgttctggctcctacactatttaatatttacatcaatgaactcccagaaacttcttcaaggaagttcatctacgccgatgacatctgctgtgcaactcaggcatccaagttcgacatcctcgaggaaacactcacgagagacatgtctctgatgtctgattactgtaaaaaatggcgactaatccctagcactgcaaaaacggtatcatctgttttccatctacagcatgcctcggcctcgcgtgagcttaatgtgcagcttgacgatacgagaatccggcatgaagcccagccagtctatcttggcgttactctccatcgcactctgtcatttcacaaacatctcataaaaactgcagcaaaggtgggcgcgaggaatcacatcattgcaagactggccagctcctcatggggcgcgagcgcttccacactacgatcatcatctctggcattatgctattccactgcagaatactgtgccccagtatggttccgtagcccccatgtccacttggtcgattccaaattatattcctctatgaggataatttctggaaccatccgttccacccaggttccatggctgccagttcttagcaacatcgtcccgccagatattcatcgggatgcagcatcatctaagttcatttcccacatctatgctcgatcggacctgccaatatatgcggatatcttcgcccaccctgtccaacgcttgacgttttgtcatccaatctggtctcctacgcctacactgaacttctctgttccagactcttggaaacagagttggcagtcagctgaggtaaagaacaaacacctcatcacagacccctgcaagcttcaacccggctttgacctagcacgttatgattgggccctcctcaatggctatcgaacaggccatggccggtgcgccactatgttccatccctggggagccagagacgacccgaactgcccctgtggctccagacagactatgacccacatagtcaatgactgccacctctccagattcaaaggaggtctcgaaactttacatcaggctcaacctgacgctgttgactggctacggaagaagggcaaaagctagaagaagaagaggttatgtaaatagaatacagtgttatttaaatagaatgcaggggggattaaaccaaatgaaacagaaggggtttttttaaagcagaattagaagcataccaacagcaaaCAAACGAAAAATGCAATTTTCCTGCTGAGGGCCCTCTTGACCTGGGGGTACAGTATTTCATCTAACAGCACAATGGGTAAACATTCATTGAGGTCACATCCCCCTACTAATCACCTCCTTTCTTTATGAGACAGAAAACCAGTCGAATGGGTCTAGATTTACCAACACAGTTTGGATAGACTTACTGGATCCTATTGGTGATTTGGGGTTCTAGCTACTTGTAAATGAAGTAGAGGAACTGTCTGGATCCAAAGTTAAAAGGAACAGAATCAGGGCTGGTAGAATATCTCACATGGGAGAGGGGGGAGTATCGGGCTGAAGTGTAGtgtgttaagcgcaaggactggcataagaaccaCGGTtaagggggtgagggggtggcgcagtgggttaagcgcacgtggcacaaagcgcaagaaccggcataaggatcccagttcgagcccccggctccccacctgcagggaagtcgcttcacaggcggtgaagcaggtctgcaggtgtctatctttctctccccctctctgtcttcccctcctctctccatttctctctgtcctatccaacaacaaacaatggtaataataataaccacaacgaggctacaacaacaagggcaacaaaaaaggggggggaaatggcctccaggagcagtggattcatggtgcaggcaccgagcccagcaataaccctggaggaaaaaaaaaaaaaaaagaatctctgtttgagcccctgcagagGGGTGGTGCTTgatgggcagtgaaacaggtc
This portion of the Erinaceus europaeus chromosome 7, mEriEur2.1, whole genome shotgun sequence genome encodes:
- the LOC103122760 gene encoding apolipoprotein F-like isoform X2, coding for MILAVLLLGCVLLSPVKTLPINVQKGDLDFNPSFREARQPPDMLSNQIPVPGPQTCQNLLQSVPSLAPLPEFLSSLALELALEKIGCTTEAQMLQQQLIRMGGKDTTEALLRESKKHSEEEIDATKDILKDLGVFTGEVKRVRRSVALPEACKSDDNWVYYETATLMAEFADKLPVTELVTEFKKSAIDVTQKCTEESWKHLEAVSVRLIDSSDLENFSLPLEDQKYFVKRATNIFISIIVHTLKKYVLAFLF